From the genome of Chitinivorax sp. B:
TAGCTGTTGCCAACGAAGGGCCACTCCATATCGACCGCGAGATAGACCGGTTCTTCTTCAATGTGCCGCATCCAGTCACATTGACCAGCCCAGGCCGGCGTACAGAAGTCGAACAGAGCGGTTTCACTGATGTGGTAGTGTGGAATCCCTGGCAAATGCTGGCGGCAAATCTGCCGGACTTGCCGGATACCGGCTATCTGCATTTCGTATGCATCGAATCGGCAGTAGTCGGGGTGCCAACGACGGTGGCGCCCGGACATCGTTGGACTGGCACGCAGCGTCTGGTGGCACATTCAGCTTCCACACACTGACCCTCTGGCAGGACAGCCGATTACATTTGCCGCAAGTGGCCTGCTCAGGTAGAACGGAACGTCTAATATACAGACAACCCCAGCCAACTTGCCGAGGATCGGGTCGTGCCCACAGCCATCCACAGTGCCTCGCTGCCGTTGGACAGCCTGGTCGATATCACATCGCAACGCGATCTGGACAATCTGATCCAGGTGACGGCCAGCATCTTGCAAGAACATCTCGATATCGTGGCAATCCGTGTGTTTCGTCAACACACCGCAGATACCGATTGGGACTGCTTTTACCAATCTACCCAGTCAGACCGACACCAGCATGCCTGGTTGGTTTCAACAACCCCTATCACCGCACAATCGCCCGCCCATCTTGGCCTCATCCGCTACCAAACCGAGGGAACATTTCGCGTTTATGGTTTCCCGATCAACGGTTGGACGGGTGTGGCCCTGATTGTCGAACTTTATGCAGATCATCCGTTGGAGGATGACCTGGAGCTGATTTCAATTGTGCTCAAGGTAGTTGACAACCTATTGAGCGTGCTGCGACAAGCTCATTGCGACACCCTGACCGGTCTGCTCAACCGGCGTAGTTTCGATGACCGGTTTGCCCAGCTGATGGTTGCCTCGGCCGCTAGGCAACGTGAAATTCAGCAAAACGAACGCCGATTGGATTGCGCGAATTGTCCTTGTTGGCTGGCCATTTGCGATATCGATCATTTCAAGCGCATCAACGATACCTTTGGGCATGTGTATGGCGACGAAGTGCTGATGTTGCTGGCCAAACTGTTTATGGACAATTTTCGGGAAGCAGACTGTATTTTTCGGTTTGGTGGCGAGGAATTCGTGGTGATGTTGTCACCCTGCCCTGTACTGCATGTCCACATGGTGCTTGAACGATTGCGCGATAGTGTGGCACGGTATGCATTTCCACAGGTCGGGCAAGTCACCATCAGCATCGGCTATGCACGAATCGTCCAGCACGTTGCCCCTTCCGATTTGATCGGCCAGGCTGATCAGGCCTTGTATTACGCCAAGGAACATGGCCGCAACCAGGTACAGTGCTTTCATGCGCTGTTGGAACAAGGGCTGTTGAGCGAACCTGCCAAACATGATGATATGGAATTGTTCTGACCAGCCTACCCACCTGATATCCTCGCGACTGGGCCATCCTGTACCTTGACCCTGCACGCCACCCCGAGCACACTTCTCCGTTCATAACATCGCGTTCGATGCCGGCCTGATCGCCGCCCAATGGACGTATTACGATAAAGTCCTCAGGAGAATATCCATACCATGGAGCAAACCCGCCAGTTTTTTCACAAACTGAATCAGGATTACCTGGCTGTCCACAAGACCAAAGAAGACCTGTTCTGGGACACCTACATGGCCATCAGCGATGACCATGCCGGCTTTGCCAAGGCAGAGCAAGCCTATAAAGCATTCATTTCCAACCCAGCCATGTTGACGGCTGTCCGCCAGCATCTGGCAGAACTGGAAACCGCGCCGGACAACGAAGACAAACGCACACTGCAACATGGCCTACAGGGGTGGTTGGCACTGTTCGAATGCAATATCGTGGACAACGCAGCGGCAAGTCAGCACATGAACGAACTGATCGACATGGAGTCAGCGCTGTTCGCCAAACGCCAGCAATACACGATGCGCCACATCAACGAGCAAGGGCAGGAAGAAGATGCATCGTTGAGCATGCTGGCCACCAACATGAATACCAACCCCAACAGTGTCGCACGTAAAACATCTCACGATGCGTTGATGGGCCTGGAAAAATGGGTGTTGGACAACGGGTTTCTAGCGATTGTCAAAAAGCGCAACGATTTTGCGCAAGCATTGGGCTACCGCAATTATTTCGACTACAAAGTTCGCAAGAACGAGCAAATGAGCCCGGAGCAGTTGTTCGAGATTCTGGATGATTTCGAGGTGCAGACCCGTGATGCCAACCTGCGCACACTGACCAATCTGGCCCGCGACAAAGGCGAAGATGCGCTGCTGCCTTACAACCTGCGCTTTCATATGTTCGGTGATGTCACACGCCAAATGGATCCATACCTTCCATTCTCGAAAGCCGTCGAGCGTTGGGTCGAAAGCTTCCGCCGTCTGGGGATCACCTATCGTGATGCACTGATGCAACTGGACTTGATGGAACGTAAGGGTAAGTACCAGAATGGCTTCTGCCATGGTCCCATCCCCAGCTTCTTTGATGAAAAAGGCCAATGGGTTGCTGCACAGATCAACTTCACTGCTGAAGGTAAACCCGACCAGATCGGCAGTGGCTCACGCGCGTTGAATACCCTGTTTCACGAGGGCGGCCACGCGGCACACTTCGCCAATGTGACACAGAACTCGCCATGCTTCTCGCAAGAGTTCCCGCCAACCTCGATGGCCTACGCCGAAACACAATCGATGTTCTGCGACAGCCTGCTGGAAGACCCCGACTGGTTGAAACGCTATGCCAAGGATGCAAACGGCAACACCATTCCGGATGAGTTGATCAAGGCCCGTATCGCCACGTCACAGCCGTTCCTCGCATTTACCGAGCGTTCGTCACTGGTCGTCGCCTATTTCGAGTGGGCACTGTATCAAATGAGTGATGTGGAACGGACACCAGCAGCAGTACTAGCCCTGGCACGCGCTTGTGAAAAGCGCATTCTCGGCGTGGACGTCGGCCCGCGCCCGTTGCTGGCCATCCCACACCTATTGAATCAAGAAGCAGCAGCGGCCTACCATGGTTATTTGATGGCCCATATGGCGGTGTACCAGACCCGGGCCTATTTCGAGCGCAAATTCGGCTACCTGACAGACAATCCGGCCATCGGCCCACTGCTGGCCCAACATTACTGGGGGCCTGGCAACGGCCATACCCATAATCAAACCTTGCTGAACCTGACGGGTGAAGGCTTCTCCGCCCGCTACCTGGCAGAAAAATGCAATCAGTCGGTTGACGAAGCCTGGGCGCACGCACAGCAGACCATGGCGGCAGCGGCGGCTCGCCACTATCCAAGCGACTATCCGGCATCGCTGAATGCGCGGATACGGTTGGTACATGGTGCCGAGTTGATTGCAGATAACCAACATTCAGATGCGGCCATGTTCAGCAAATTTGAAGAGTGGATAGATCGACAATACAGTACAACCCACTAAATTCAAATATTCGTCATTTAATTAAAAGCTGGTGAAACCACCAGCTTTTTTATTTCCAATCCAATTTCATTTACAGCACCAGCCGATGCCCAACCACACCCACACCAGCCAAGTAATCAGGCCACTGTCCAGTAGTTTGCCAATTTCTGGCACCCCTGCTTGTCTGAAAGGCATATTCATCCACCTATCATTGAATATTGAATCATTTCAAATATTAAAATAACTGGTAGCAATAATTATCAGAAATAGATTCAATTTGACCTTAAAAATCACCAAATGCTATTTTCGTAATGCGTGACCAATGAATATCTCGATGTAAAAAATCAACCAAGAGAGGAAGAGGTAAGCATGTCAGTGCATTACAAGCCAAGTTTGAAGGCAGCTGCAGTTTGGGTAATGTGTGTGATGGCAGCCCAGGCGATGGCCGGAAATTCAACCAAAATCAATGAACAGATTGATGCGTCCGGCAAGGTGACGGTTGCCGTTTTCGAACGTCAGGCTGGTAGTACTCAGCAGCATTTCAATGATTTTGCAGTCGATGTCCCGGAGGATTTCGTCGTAGTTGGAGGCGGTGTGGAAGGGGCTCGGTTACCCAATGGCAACTTACTGACCGCCTCGTATCCAAACAGCAATCTGTCTGCCTGGCTGGTATCAACCAAAGATCACATCACCCCATCACCGACCAAGCTCACCGCATGGGCCATTGGCCTGAAGATTCAGGGGCTGACACGTCAACAATTGATGAACTACCTCGCTGTCAATGTCTCCTCCAGCGGTTATGAACAGCATCCGGATACTGCTGCGGGTATTCCGCAAGGCTATGTACTGCTGGGCGGGGGATTCCGTGTCAACTGGAGCGGTATGGGCAATCTGGCAACGGCGTCCTATCCTGAGACAGCCTATACCTGGCGAGCACGCTCAAAAGATCATGTGGCCGCATCACCAGCCTCGACCCAGTCGTTTGCAATCGCCATCAAACAGTCCATTCCCAATATCGGTACCATCAATACCACCATCAACAGCGCCGAATCCAGCTATACACAGCATCCATCCAGCACAGCCAATGTTCCTGCAGGTTATGCACTGACGGGATGTGGTGCTCAGGTCAACTGGCATGGTGCAGGTAATTTGTTGTGGAAGATTCAACCGGTGACACAAGGCAACCAACATGGGTGCACGGTGTCTTCCAAGGATCATCAGATCGTGTCACCAGCCACCATCCGTGCCTATGCGATCGGTATTCAAGTGAATTGATGATGACAGCACGCGGCAGTGTTTGGCCCATGAGGGTGAGAACGATGCCGCGATTCACGTCATGAAAAAGGCCATGGGCACTACTGCCCATGGCCTTGTCGCTTACCAGAAGCGAGTAAGCTGTGGTCTGACCCTTATTGCGGTACACCGTATTTCCAGCTGTTCCAGTTGGTCACGATGTCGTTGATCAATGGGCTACCAACCTTATACAGGTTCCAACGGGCCGGTTCGAAACCGCCCTGAGCACCATATTCAACCAGTGCATCGACATCCGTCTGGCCTGGATAGGGTCGATCGAAGTCGGCACCCGTGCGCAACACCGCCACACGATTGACGTCCAGACGACCAGCAGCGGCACCACGCTTCAACGTTTCATAGGTGGCATTGTCCTCCTGCTGAGTGGTGCAATACGTGCCCTTGCCATCTGTCATCAACTTGACCCAATCACGCGCACGCTTGCCTAGTGCGTTGCCGGCAAACCAGGTTCCACTGGTCACGGTGTCACACTGCGTCACCTTTGGTGGCTGATTGGCAGGTGCATTCGGGAAATTGGCGCGGAATGCCTTGGCTTCCTTGCTGTCGTCCAGTTGCACATCCTTGGACAAGCGATACGCCTTTTGCATCAGTGCATCGTTCAGCTCGAATACTTCAGTACGATAGTCTGGCTTGGGCTTTTCGTTGGGGGTCTTTGTGTAGATGCCGAAGTAACCGTATTCCCAGCCAGCGGGCATTTCACGTGCATCGATTTCCCAGGAAATACCGTAATCAACCATATAACGGGTCCAGGCTGCTGTGCCGAGCGTACCTTGTTCCGGGTCGATACCCGCGATACCGGCCACCAGGAAGTAAGTCTTGCGCAAATCAAACTTCCCGCTGTAGATCAGCGCGGTCAATGTGGCTGCAGCATTGGCATGGCCCATGCCGGTCACCACGTTACAAACGTCGTCTTTGTTACATTTCACAACCGGATAGTCAGGCGACAAGCCCGGCACCTTGATTTCCTCGGTCAGTTTCATGTTTTTGACCCAGGGTTCGCTTTCGGGTGCGAACATGCTGATGACCATGGCCTTGACCGGACGGCCTTCGTTACCGTTGGACGAATTGGAATTCGTGACGCAGCCCGTCGTCAGCACAGCCAATACTGCCGCAGTCACCGGCAGGCGTACGGCTTTGAGAATGGTGGGGTATTTCATATCAAATCCTGTGAGAAAGTGGTGGAATCACATCGTTGGCGTGTCGCTCAGCGCGGAACGCCCGATTTCCACTGTTCCCAATTGGTCACGATATCGCGAATCAACGGCCAACCCACGTGATACAGGTTGTTGACCGACGGCATGAAGCCACCGGATTCCGGCAGGGTCAACGAATCATAGGCACTCTGACCGGCATAAGGCCGATCGAAGTTGGCAGCCGTGCGCAGCACCGCTACACGGTTCAGGTCGAGCAGGCCTTCATTCGCGCCACGTTTCAGTGCTTCATAGGTGGCATTGTCTTCCTGCTGGGTGGTGCAATAGGTACCCTTGCCATCAGTCAACAGCTTGGTCCACTCTTCAGCACGCTTGCCCAACAGTTCACCATGCCACCAGGTATCGCCAGCAGAGGTATCACACTGCACGACGGTCGGCGGTTGGTTGGCCGGCGCAAACTTGTAGTTGGCACGGTATGCCTTGGCAACATCGCTGTCTTCCAGCGTGACATGCTTTGACAGAGCCAGCGCTTTTTGCAGCAGCGCTTCATTCAGCTGAAATACTTCGGTTTTATAGTCCAGGGGTGGCTTAATGCCAGGGCCCTTGGTGTTGATGCCGAAATAACCGGTGCTCCAGTTGCTGGGGATGGCGCGTGCGTCTAATTCCCATGCAATCCCGTACTCAACCAGGTAACGCGACCAAGTCGCCGTGCCGAGCGTACCTTGCTTAGGATCAATACCCGCAATACCTGCAATCAGGAAGTAGCTTTTGGACAGGTCGAATCGACCGCTGAAGACCAGCGCAGCCACAGAAGCTGCTGCATTGGCGTGGCCCATGCCCGTGGTCATTTGGCAGACATCGTCACTGTTACAGCGCACAGTTGGAAAGTCTGGCGACAAACCAGGAATGGTGTATTGCTGGGTCAGGTTGAGCTTGTCGAGCCATGGTTTGCTCTCCGGCTCAAACATGCTGATGATCAATGCCTTGACTGGACGTGGTGGGCCGCCGACCTCACCCGCCTGGGGGGTGCCAGCACCGGTGAGTGCTACACCTGCTGCTACGCAGGCAGACGCTGCCAGCACCTTATAGAGGGTACTTTTGCTTTTCATATGGTTTCCGCTTCGACAAAACGCCACACCATATAGCACAAAAGCAAATACTTTACTAAATTCG
Proteins encoded in this window:
- a CDS encoding GGDEF domain-containing protein; its protein translation is MPTAIHSASLPLDSLVDITSQRDLDNLIQVTASILQEHLDIVAIRVFRQHTADTDWDCFYQSTQSDRHQHAWLVSTTPITAQSPAHLGLIRYQTEGTFRVYGFPINGWTGVALIVELYADHPLEDDLELISIVLKVVDNLLSVLRQAHCDTLTGLLNRRSFDDRFAQLMVASAARQREIQQNERRLDCANCPCWLAICDIDHFKRINDTFGHVYGDEVLMLLAKLFMDNFREADCIFRFGGEEFVVMLSPCPVLHVHMVLERLRDSVARYAFPQVGQVTISIGYARIVQHVAPSDLIGQADQALYYAKEHGRNQVQCFHALLEQGLLSEPAKHDDMELF
- a CDS encoding M3 family metallopeptidase, producing the protein MEQTRQFFHKLNQDYLAVHKTKEDLFWDTYMAISDDHAGFAKAEQAYKAFISNPAMLTAVRQHLAELETAPDNEDKRTLQHGLQGWLALFECNIVDNAAASQHMNELIDMESALFAKRQQYTMRHINEQGQEEDASLSMLATNMNTNPNSVARKTSHDALMGLEKWVLDNGFLAIVKKRNDFAQALGYRNYFDYKVRKNEQMSPEQLFEILDDFEVQTRDANLRTLTNLARDKGEDALLPYNLRFHMFGDVTRQMDPYLPFSKAVERWVESFRRLGITYRDALMQLDLMERKGKYQNGFCHGPIPSFFDEKGQWVAAQINFTAEGKPDQIGSGSRALNTLFHEGGHAAHFANVTQNSPCFSQEFPPTSMAYAETQSMFCDSLLEDPDWLKRYAKDANGNTIPDELIKARIATSQPFLAFTERSSLVVAYFEWALYQMSDVERTPAAVLALARACEKRILGVDVGPRPLLAIPHLLNQEAAAAYHGYLMAHMAVYQTRAYFERKFGYLTDNPAIGPLLAQHYWGPGNGHTHNQTLLNLTGEGFSARYLAEKCNQSVDEAWAHAQQTMAAAAARHYPSDYPASLNARIRLVHGAELIADNQHSDAAMFSKFEEWIDRQYSTTH
- a CDS encoding purine nucleoside permease, with product MVISMFAPESEPWVKNMKLTEEIKVPGLSPDYPVVKCNKDDVCNVVTGMGHANAAATLTALIYSGKFDLRKTYFLVAGIAGIDPEQGTLGTAAWTRYMVDYGISWEIDAREMPAGWEYGYFGIYTKTPNEKPKPDYRTEVFELNDALMQKAYRLSKDVQLDDSKEAKAFRANFPNAPANQPPKVTQCDTVTSGTWFAGNALGKRARDWVKLMTDGKGTYCTTQQEDNATYETLKRGAAAGRLDVNRVAVLRTGADFDRPYPGQTDVDALVEYGAQGGFEPARWNLYKVGSPLINDIVTNWNSWKYGVPQ
- a CDS encoding purine nucleoside permease; translation: MKSKSTLYKVLAASACVAAGVALTGAGTPQAGEVGGPPRPVKALIISMFEPESKPWLDKLNLTQQYTIPGLSPDFPTVRCNSDDVCQMTTGMGHANAAASVAALVFSGRFDLSKSYFLIAGIAGIDPKQGTLGTATWSRYLVEYGIAWELDARAIPSNWSTGYFGINTKGPGIKPPLDYKTEVFQLNEALLQKALALSKHVTLEDSDVAKAYRANYKFAPANQPPTVVQCDTSAGDTWWHGELLGKRAEEWTKLLTDGKGTYCTTQQEDNATYEALKRGANEGLLDLNRVAVLRTAANFDRPYAGQSAYDSLTLPESGGFMPSVNNLYHVGWPLIRDIVTNWEQWKSGVPR